A genomic segment from Aspergillus puulaauensis MK2 DNA, chromosome 1, nearly complete sequence encodes:
- a CDS encoding putative MFS transporter (COG:G;~EggNog:ENOG410PHMC;~InterPro:IPR020846,IPR011701,IPR036259;~PFAM:PF07690;~TransMembrane:12 (i86-108o123-141i153-172o184-204i211-235o241-260i304-328o348-369i390-409o421-444i456-475o481-504i);~go_function: GO:0022857 - transmembrane transporter activity [Evidence IEA];~go_process: GO:0055085 - transmembrane transport [Evidence IEA]), translating to MASTITTVPSHSPPTSKHDPNSEKGGSEFLEDSENQAQVSSSELAASRLSEAHREYLLQRHGTLDLDPLPSALHADPYNWPTWKKVANLILVAFHACMSTFTASIIPAYEDISIDLSVSIQRASYLTSLQIAILGGAPLFWKPLSNRYGRRPIFLLSTILSLVCNVGCAKSPDYASMAACRALTAFFISPAAAIGSAVVTETFFKKERGRYLGIWTLMVTLGVPVGPLIFGFVANRAGYRWIFWVLAIINGAQFILYIFFGAETRFISSDQDNSSTSFRSKYLSFRRIDPMPLKFSEFYHPLTLVIRPTVFVPAFAYAMVFLFGSVLITVEVPQLLQEKFGLNAEQLGLQFLGVIIGTILGEQIGGSMSDAWMNRRTRKLQTRPEPEFRLWLSYPGIVLAIVGVIVFLVRTQQAPEGHWQVSPIVGTAIAAFGNQLVTTVMVTYAVDSYPQDSGSVGVFVTFVRQIWGFIGPFWFPDMFSNVGVAASSGVAAALMFVFSFLLIIPVHVSGAKWR from the exons ATGGCGTCCACAATAACAACGGTCCCATCTCATTCGCCTCCCACCAGCAAGCATGATCCGAATTCAGAGAAGGGTGGCAGCGAGTTTCTCGAGGACTCAGAGAATCAAGCCcaggtttcttcttctgaacTAGCTGCTTCACGTCTATCCGAGGCCCATCGCGAATATCTTCTGCAGCGTCATGGAACCTTGGATTTGGATCCTCTTCCAAGTGCGTTGCACGCTGATCCATACAACTGGCCGACATGGAAG AAAGTTGCAAACCTTATCCTTGTCGCCTTTCACGCATGCATGTCCACTTTCACGGCCTCTATCATTCCTGCGTACGAGGACATATCTATCGACCTTAGTGTGTCTATTCAGAGAGCTAGCTACCTTACTTCTCTCCAGATCGCGATACTGGGAGGCGCACCCCTGTTCTGGAAACCGTTGTCCAATCGATATGGCCGTCGTCCGATATTCCTACTGTCAACCATTCTAAGTCTAGTCTGCAATGTTGGTTGTGCCAAAAGCCCAGACTATGCCTCAATGGCAGCATGCAGAGCATTGACTGCGTTTTTTATTTCACCGGCAGCAGCTATTGGAAGTGCAGTTGTAACAGAAACGTTTTTCAAAAAGGAACGAGGTCGATATTTGGGAATCTGGACGTTGATGGTCACTCTAGGAGTCCCAGTTG GTCCTTTGATCTTTGGGTTCGTCGCAAATCGCGCAGGATATCGCTGGATATTCTGGGTTCTTGCGATAATCAACGGAGCACAGTTCATCCTGTATATCTTCTTTGGCGCCGAAACCCGTTTCATCAGCAGTGATCAAGACAACTCGTCAACAAGTTTCCGCAGCAAGTACCTCTCTTTTCGCCGAATAGATCCCATGCCGCTGAAGTTCAGCGAATTCTACCATCCTCTCACGCTGGTCATCCGTCCAACAGTTTTCGTTCCCGCTTTTGCATATGCCATGGTCTTTTTATTCGGCAGTGTTTTGATCACCGTGGAAGTTCCCCAACTCTTGCAAGAGAAATTCGGATTAAACGCAGAACAGCTCGGGCTTCAATTCCTCGGTGTCATAATCGGCACTATCCTAGGCGAGCAAATCGGAGGCTCCATGTCCGATGCTTGGATGAATCGTCGCACGCGCAAGCTCCAAACAAggccagaaccagaattCCGTCTCTGGCTTAGCTATCCTGGTATCGTCCTAGCTATAGTCGGAGTTATAGTGTTCTTGGTCCGCACGCAGCAGGCTCCTGAAGGACACTGGCAGGTTTCACCAATTGTCGGCACTGCCATCGCAGCATTCGGCAATCAACTTGTCACTACGGTAATGGTCACATACGCCGTTGATTCCTATCCCCAAGACTCTGGTAGCGTTGGGGTGTTTGTTACATTCGTTCGACAGATATGGGGGTTTATCGGGCCATTTTG GTTCCCTGATATGTTCAGTAACGTCGGCGTTGCTGCGAGCTcgggtgttgctgctgctcttaTGTTTGTATTTAGTTTTTTGCTGATTATTCCAGTTCATGTTTCTGGGGCGAAGTGGCGTTAG
- a CDS encoding SGNH/GDSL hydrolase family protein (COG:I;~EggNog:ENOG410PMS4;~InterPro:IPR013830,IPR036514;~PFAM:PF00657,PF13472), with amino-acid sequence MSSPDDGSLYKPYDQFILFGDSITQFSSNQEQGFGFQPALQDAYSRVLDVINRGFGGYTTAHAVKVFPKFFPRPETASVRYLAIWFGANDSSLLESNNKQHVPLDIYKKNLVGIVQHPATVAQQPRILIIAPTPINEYQLQGFDEEKGNVHPTRTNRRTREYAKAAREVGDSLNVPVVDLWAAFMAAVGWKEGQPLIGSREAPNDEKFASLFTDGLHLTADGYRLVYDEVIKAIKTNWPDQAPGELPQVFPPWMEAPK; translated from the exons ATGTCGTCCCCCGATGACGGCTCGTTGTACAAGCCCTACGATCAGTTTATTCTATTCGGAGACTCGATCACCCAGTTCTCTTCGAACCAGGAGCAAGGGTTTGGGTTTCAACCCGCATTGCAGGATG CTTACTCGAGGGTCCTGGATGTCATCAATCGCGGATTCGG CGGGTATACCACTGCGCATGCTGTCAAGGTGTTTCCGAAGTTCTTCCCGAGACCAGAGACCGCCTCTGTCCGGTATCTG GCAATCTGGTTCGGCGCGAACGATTCATCGCTCCTTgaatccaacaacaaacagcATGTCCCATTGGACATCTACAAGAAGAACCTGGTTGGGATCGTTCAACACCCTGCAACAGTAGCCCAGCAGCCGCGCATCCTGATTATTGCGCCAACACCCATTAATGAATACCAGCTGCAAGGGTTTGATGAGGAAAAGGGCAACGTTCATCCCACGCGGACGAACAGGCGCACGAGGGAGTATGCAAAGGCCGCGCGTGAGGTCGGAGACTCTCTGAATGTTCCAGTCGTTGATCTATGGGCGGCTTTCATGGCAGCGGTCGGTTGGAAGGAGGGACAGCCTCTTATTGGGTCTAGGGAAGCGCCGAATGATGAGAAGTTCGCAAGTTTATTCACGGATG GGCTGCATCTGACGGCAGATGGTTATCGTCTTGTATACGATGAGGTTATCAAGGCTATTAAAACAAATTGGCCTGACCAAGCACCAGGGGAGCTTCCCCAAGTATTCCCGCCGTGGATGGAGGCTCCGAAATGA
- a CDS encoding uncharacterized protein (COG:S;~EggNog:ENOG410PKPH), whose product MDAQYPFASRDDIWRVFEELKDIHATQFEQAERIARLERRRDEDARLKSVWGPLSPFPSSVGGTVPTEPIFPSTADTFKGFDQGQHHGVGSMGLDTEEEPRRGTSRANSVRFDESAIHGYYGQANRSSSELPIRTGSGMGSLPLSERSLSHRSDGRQSSSGHSHHSARTNSLGLEATSRMMSSIMSDSSLIPPPGLFLLGPVPAIIRCWMTTNFSNDSLLYAAVCSGSYKSWLGYPMVQKLGLEDQLVQEVDSQYIKLPVYLPEASVHQASSRSSSPTPQVPTLTIRFLVHHVDPGDNSVQIILGSDILRAHNADILFSQDKIIMVDDERNKVSIPLVRPESDSVFKSLHTTSRDTSSGYISRTSLELKGDRPDTDNPSVLGVIGKPIQLSQQAPPVPASGRDFAEELRDTSGDLEHGKENGGHQAPAKATISVDTQAGGVSKAEPAGVWGSWKRDSKTDPNAPGAGKPSRPRTMKVLRPSKPSNRSVSATAPGSFSNEATGPSSSVISPDGSRTGKPLAPNPIGGASAFPWLNSS is encoded by the exons ATGGATGCGCAGTATCCCTTTGCTTCACGCGACGATATCTGGCGCGTTTTTGAAGAGTTGAAAGATATCCACGCCACACAGTTTGAGCAGGCGGAACGGATTGCGAGACTTGAGCGCCGAAGGGACGAGGATGCAAGGTTGAAAAGTGTCTGGGGACCTTTATCACCTTTTCCGAGCTCTGTAGGCGGTACAGTACCAACAG AACCCATTTTCCCATCTACTGCCGACACTTTCAAGGGATTTGATCAAGGCCAACATCACGGCGTGGGTTCCATGGGACTGGATACTGAAGAGGAGCCAAGACGGGGAACGTCAAGGGCAAATAGTGTTCGGTTTGACGAAAGTGCCATCCACGGGTATTATGGGCAAGCCAACAGGTCAAGTAGTGAGCTTCCAATACGGACCGGAAGCGGGATGGGGAGTCTTCCTCTAAGTGAACGATCTCTATCACATCGGTCAGATGGGAGGCAAAGCTCGTCGGGACATTCCCATCACTCTGCTCGGACCAACAGCTTGGGGTTAGAAGCAACTAGCAGGATGATGAGTTCGATAATGAGTGACTCGTCTCTCATTCCCCCACCAGGTCTATTCCTCTTAGGGCCCGTCCCAGCGATTATTCGGTGTTGGATGACCACAAATTTCTCTAACGATTCACTTCTTTATGCGGCGGTTTGCAGTGGGTCGTACAAGTCTTGGCTGGGCTACCCAATGGTTCAAAAGCTAGGTCTTGAAGACCAGCTGGTGCAGGAAGTGGACTCGCAGTATATCAAGCTCCCAGTGTACCTTCCCGAAGCTAGCGTGCACCAGGCGTCATCACGATCCAGTAGCCCTACGCCCCAAGTTCCTACATTGACAATCCGCTTTCTCGTTCATCATGTCGACCCCGGTGACAACTCCGTCCAGATCATTCTTGGCAGTGATATACTCCGTGCCCATAACGCCGACATTTTGTTCTCGCAAGACAAGATCATTatggttgatgatgagagGAATAAGGTTTCCATCCCTCTGGTACGACCCGAAAGTGACTCTGTCTTTAAGAGTCTACATACGACTTCAAGAGACACGAGCTCAGGATACATATCTCGAACGTCACTCGAGTTGAAGGGTGATCGTCCTGATACAGATAATCCCTCTGTTCTTGGTGTCATTGGGAAACCTATTCAGCTTTCTCAACAGGCTCCTCCAGTGCCCGCTTCAGGTCGAGATTTTGCTGAAGAACTTAGGGATACTTCGGGTGATTTAGAGCACGGCAAGGAGAACGGCGGGCACCAAGCGCCGGCCAAGGCCACTATATCAGTTGATACGCAAGCAGGTGGTGTCTCAAAGGCGGAGCCAGCTGGGGTATGGGGCTCGTGGAAGCGCGACTCAAAAACTGATCCGAATGCCCCTGGAGCGGGGAAACCCTCTCGACCGCGTACGATGAAGGTGCTACGGCCGTCCAAACCGTCAAACCGGTCTGTCTCAGCTACAGCTCCTGGTAGCTTCAGCAATGAGGCTACAGGCCCTTCATCATCAGTAATTTCGCCCGATGGTAGTCGAACGGGGAAGCCACTCGCTCCCAATCCGATTGGAGGTGCCTCGGCCTTCCCGTGGCTTAATTCGTCCTGA
- a CDS encoding putative isochorismatase family hydrolase (COG:Q;~EggNog:ENOG410PP10;~InterPro:IPR000868,IPR036380;~PFAM:PF00857): MAAVSRACRIRNPAVFICDMQEKFEKAIFEFPKIVTTTTKLLRATNTLNIPTYITTQNRARLGPTVPKLQEHLQGPNVRADVDKTLFSMITPEIEQLLPVPAKGEAPIDAIIVGIETHICVTQTTLDLLEKGHRVYILVDGVSSVNPEERGIALARLRDAGAIVTTSESLLFEILADAGDKNFKMITGLVKETKDETKEALEKLSKI, translated from the exons ATGGCAGCCGTTTCTAGAGCCTGTCGCATCC GCAACCCAGCAGTCTT TATCTGCGACATGCAAGAAAAGTTCGAAAAGGCGATCTTCGAATTTCCAAAAAT CGTAACAACAACGACCAAACTCCTTCGCGCAACTAACACGCTCAACATCCCGACGTACATCACGACCCAAAACCGCGCGCGCCTCGGCCCCACGGTCCCCAAGTTGCAAGAGCACCTGCAGGGCCCCAATGTGCGCGCCGACGTTGACAAGACTTTATTCTCGATGATCACGCCGGAGATTGAGCAATTGCTTCCGGTTCCCGCTAAGGGTGAGGCACCAATTGATGCGATCATTGTGGGAATTGAAACGCATATCTGTGTGACTCAGACAACGCTGGACCTCTTGGAGAAGGGTCATCGGGTGTATATTCTTGTTGATGGGGTGAGCAGTGTCAATCCCGAGGAGAGAGGCATTGCACTGGCGAGGCTTCGGGATGCGGGGGCGATTGTGACGACGAGTGAGAGCCTTTTGTTTGAGATTCTGGCGGATGCCGGTGACAAGAATTTCAAGATGATTACGGGACTTGTGAAGGAGACGAAGGACGAGACTAAGGAAGCATTGGAAAAGCTTTCAAAGATCTAA
- a CDS encoding translation initiation factor eIF5 (BUSCO:EOG09262M7B;~COG:J;~EggNog:ENOG410PGC2;~InterPro:IPR003307,IPR016021,IPR016189,IPR016190, IPR016024,IPR002735;~PFAM:PF02020,PF01873;~go_function: GO:0003743 - translation initiation factor activity [Evidence IEA];~go_function: GO:0005515 - protein binding [Evidence IEA];~go_process: GO:0006413 - translational initiation [Evidence IEA]) produces the protein MAPSNINIRRDVTDPFYRYKMEPLHSKIEGKGNGIKTVVVNLNSVAQSLSRPPAYVIKYFGFELGAQANAKPTDDRWIINGAHDARKLQDYLDGFISKFVLCKKCKNPETDVIIKDEKIILDCKACGQRSDVDPRLKLSTFIVRNNTSGKGGKKDKAAKKARRERNKEKDSAANGENGSPGDSNSDNGDENGDVALEAHSDDELTRAAQELEADEEIEDDKWAVDVSEAAVKARAKELPDDLKRALALDDGDDEGAEGPSVYDELGSWIISTSGEKGGVSKVEDVEIYLKAKELGIESKHRTLAVLAQTIFDENISKQIEDRSLMLKKLITSERHEKAFLGGTERFVGKEHPDLISKVPAVLLGYYQNDLISEETLKAWCSKASKKYVDIQTSKKVRKAAEPFLQWLESAESEEESEDDE, from the coding sequence ATGGCTCCcagcaacatcaacattCGTCGTGATGTCACCGACCCCTTCTACCGTTACAAAATGGAGCCCTTGCACTCTAAAATTGAAGGCAAGGGAAACGGTATTAAGACTGTGGTCGTCAACCTGAACTCGGTTGCCCAGTCTTTGAGCCGCCCTCCTGCCTACGTCATTAAGTACTTTGGGTTTGAACTTGGTGCCCAAGCCAATGCTAAGCCCACTGATGACCGCTGGATTATCAACGGTGCCCATGATGCCAGAAAACTTCAAGACTATCTTGACGGATTCATTTCCAAGTTCGTTCTCTGCAAGAAATGCAAGAACCCTGAAACCGATgtcatcatcaaggacgagaaaatTATCTTGGACTGCAAGGCTTGTGGACAGCGCTCGGACGTCGATCCTCGTCTCAAGCTAAGCACCTTCATTGTCCGAAACAACACCTCAGGCAAGGGAGGGAAAAAGGACAAGGCTGCCAAGAAGGCACGTCGTGAACggaacaaggagaaggactcTGCAGCCAACGGAGAGAATGGTAGCCCAGGTGACAGCAACTCGGATAACGGCGATGAGAATGGCGATGTCGCTCTGGAAGCCCAcagcgatgatgagcttACTCGTGCGGCCCAGGAACTCGAAGCGGATGAAGAAATTGAGGACGACAAGTGGGCTGTCGACGTCTCGGAAGCAGCCGTAAAGGCTCGTGCCAAGGAACTTCCTGATGACTTGAAGCGTGCTCTTGCCCTTGACgatggagacgacgagggcgcCGAAGGTCCTTCGGTTTACGATGAACTGGGCAGCTGGATTATCAGCACGTCCGGTGAGAAGGGTGGGGTCTCGAAGGTAGAGGATGTGGAAATTTACTTGAAGGCCAAGGAGCTTGGTATCGAGTCCAAGCACAGGACCCTGGCCGTTCTTGCCCAGACCATCTTCGATGAGAACATTTCCAAGCAAATCGAAGACCGCTCCCTTATGCTCAAGAAGCTGATCACTTCTGAGCGCCACGAGAAGGCCTTCCTTGGCGGTACCGAGCGTTTCGTCGGCAAGGAACACCCTGATCTTATTTCCAAGGTTCCAGCCGTCCTGCTCGGCTACTACCAGAATGATCTCATTTCGGAGGAAACTCTAAAGGCCTGGTGCTCGAAAGCCAGCAAGAAGTACGTGGACATTCAGACCAGCAAGAAGGTCCGCAAGGCTGCCGAGCCTTTCCTCCAATGGCTCGAGAGCGCCGAgagtgaggaagagagcgaggacgatgagtAG
- a CDS encoding uncharacterized protein (BUSCO:EOG09260KGS;~COG:S;~EggNog:ENOG410PK3J;~InterPro:IPR016024), translating to MPIGQMDNSRQEAFRKLREPCVELSSIGLKFRGHQASPSDVLKTLHSVHNVLDELAGKHALDEKLAEYAFFPLAHIFNESKRTPVNVLELAVNCLRLLVKEGWKACLSPQMGKQLVILLTLIVGGAPGSTNGDKPAQSSSIELEIAGFDCLYAIFDVLSGPLAEQTIYHEIGTATVVDQTVYLLLEGIGSDRSDELCISAAKALQALYRRVTDRVVLASIMPRTVSALTKVLKPTTQTRRSYKVTTICLNILADMLKAVLNDHANAQLPAKSTRPQQADERLVLDESWLKATTTQIKLALTQVIQIRRHGRDEVQEGLLGLCIMVVEDCRTTLQDSIPVLVETIVVLSDLDEEQTPNNAYSSLKHLATTYSMVLDSLKESLHTWLTAFPRTMQSNDETAKQWAMKQITTAFQALSEIQSGSDLLTSNLTTGLCDSVAVIVNNAASALQPLNTEPTNRTVDVLGPERESSMFSPVLLDHRSQQQTLKDLQSMIARLNFSSSASDITRLVVNRINHEQGNSTIAPLWLATTFLKNTPQFMSGFDEFISIDHLEPARPHSTRANMIEELYYISLPILNEPISDGTSDWRVPALALEIVALQAEELKEAFRPELMDALYPILQLLASSNQALQRHAMVCLNILTRACGYPDTSTMVVENVDYLVNSVALKLNTFDVSPYPPQVLLMMVKLCGARLIPYLDDLVDSIFGILDLYHGYPRLVELMFKTLAAIVEEGTRNPSILAIENGSTENARDHLKQQYRGLSITTLAGDIAHRKAKRVEYAEYKGADSRGLAHPTRPWDEEREGAQSNAAEGDSLSDILDKAESDEPLPPPREPDDAEKPLGKTHSLLLHIVKSLPAHLSSPSPYLRRSLLSILIDIIPVLAAHENSLLPLINDLWPAVVSRISFPSSFGAQSASTALIGNDTPGNHNPQDRSKQGTDEFDFKEETFVTTTACKAVETMFKSAGDFMASRVETEFPRWERLYNRAWEKVRQDTDKVIDRQTQQLLKNAEADDQPIVLAATTQTPPLGFIQSLSLTKAGSISGSRAFTPHHTLWRAMVSLFLTLISHVRLPLSVGDRICHLLGEWIARYAGPTYYFSRPARLPEDNKPATQSEETQAGSIEKVIQAMETWNADLTWFIFQQQIAQFQATLKAKKSSRMNEPSDSHTGAFKSVGFAGGQLKFAEMVF from the exons ATGCCCATAGGCCAAATGGATAACTCCAGACAGGAAGCTTTTCGGAAG CTCCGCGAACCATGTGTCGAATTAAGTTCTATTGGACTGAAGTTTCGTGGGCACCAAGCTAGCCCCAGTGATGTCCTTAAGACACTTCATTCTGTGCACAATGTTTTGGATGAACTTGCCGGCAAGCATGCTTTGGATGAAAAGCTAGCCGAATATGCATTCTTCCCCCTGGCACATATTTTCAATGAATCCAAGAGGACGCCGGTTAATGTCCTGGAGCTGGCAGTCAACTGCCTCCGCTTACTCGTTAAGGAAGGATGGAAGGCATGTCTGTCTCCCCAGATGGGGAAACAGTTGGTCATTTTACTGACATTGATTGTGGGTGGTGCACCGGGAAGTACAAATGGGGACAAGCCCGCACAATCTTCCTCTATCGAACTTGAAATCGCGGGATTTGACTGCCTCTATGCCATATTTGACGTGCTGTCCGGGCCCCTAGCGGAGCAGACGATTTACCATGAGATTGGCACTGCTACGGTCGTTGATCAGACAGTGTATCTTTTGCTTGAAGGAATTGGGAGTGATAGATCTGACGAGCTTTGTATTTCTGCCGCAAAAGCTCTGCAGGCACTTTATCGTCGTGTTACTGATCGTGTTGTGCTCGCGAGTATAATGCCCCGGACCGTTTCGGCGCTAACAAAGGTGCTGAAACCGACGACTCAAACCAGGCGATCATATAAAGTAACTACGATATGCTTAAATATACTCGCCGATATGTTGAAAGCAGTTCTCAACGACCACGCGAACGCACAGTTACCGGCAAAGTCCACTCGGCCTCAGCAGGCTGACGAAAGATTGGTGCTTGACGAGTCTTGGTTGAAGGCAACAACTACTCAAATCAAACTCGCTTTGACCCAAGTTATCCAAATAAGGCGACATGGGCGAGACGAGGTTCAAGAGGGACTATTGGGCCTGTGCATTATGGTTGTAGAGGACTGCCGGACCACGTTACAGGATTCAATACCCGTGCTAGTCGAAACCATCGTTGTTCTATCGGATTTAGACGAAGAGCAGACACCGAATAACGCATATTCGTCTCTAAAACATCTGGCTACTACTTATTCCATGGTGCTAGATTCTCTCAAGGAATCTCTGCACACCTGGCTTACCGCATTTCCGCGGACAATGCAGAGCAATGATGAAACAGCCAAACAATGGGCCATGAAGCAAATCACCACTGCTTTCCAGGCTCTATCTGAAATTCAGTCTGGGTCTGATCTACTTACCAGTAACTTGACAACCGGACTATGTGACAGCGTCGCTGTCATTGTCAATAATGCGGCGAGTGCGCTTCAGCCACTCAATACAGAACCGACAAACCGAACGGTAGATGTCCTTGGCCCTGAGCGAGAATCTTCTATGTTCTCACCAGTGCTGTTAGACCATAGAAGTCAACAACAGACTCTGAAAGACCTTCAGAGCATGATCGCGAGGCTCAACTTCTCTAGCTCTGCTAGTGACATTACACGGTTGGTCGTCAACCGTATCAATCATGAGCAAGGAAACTCAACCATCGCGCCGTTATGGCTAGCCACAACGTTCCTCAAGAATACCCCGCAGTTTATGAGCGGCTTTGATGAATTCATTTCAATAGATCACCTCGAGCCCGCACGTCCACACTCAACGAGGGCTAATATGATTGAAGAGCTATATTACATCTCATTGCCAATTCTGAACGAGCCAATATCTGATGGCACCAGCGATTGGCGAGTGCCAGCGCTTGCGCTAGAAATTGTTGCCCTCCAAGccgaggagttgaaggaagCTTTCCGACCTGAACTCATGGATGCATTGTATCCGATTTTGCAACTCCTAGCATCTAGCAACCAAGCCCTTCAAAGGCATGCAATGGTTTGCCTCAATATTCTCACTCGAGCCTGTGGCTATCCTGATACCAGCACCATGGTTGTCGAAAACGTCGACTACCTAGTGAACTCCGTGGCTCTGAAATTGAATACTTTCGATGTATCACCCTACCCTCCTCAGGTTCTCCTGATGATGGTGAAATTATGCGGTGCGCGACTCATCCCTTACCTAGATGACCTAGTGGACTCGATATTTGGGATCTTAGATCTCTACCATGGATACCCAAGGCTCGTCGAGTTGATGTTTAAAACGCTGGCTGCCATTGTCGAAGAAGGCACGAGAAACCCATCGATTCTAGCTATCGAAAATGGTAGCACTGAAAACGCGCGTGACCATCTCAAACAACAGTATCGGGGGTTGAGCATTACTACTCTTGCCGGAGACATTGCCCATCGAAAAGCCAAAAGAGTTGAATATGCCGAGTACAAAGGAGCTGACAGCAGAGGGTTGGCTCATCCAACCCGACCTTGGGACGAAGAGCGCGAAGGCGCGCAATCGAATGCCGCTGAGGGCGATTCTCTGTCAGATATACTGGACAAAGCTGAATCGGATGAGCCGCTGCCACCACCTCGTGAGCCTGATGATGCTGAAAAACCTTTGGGCAAAACGCAttcgcttctccttcacatAGTCAAGTCCTTGCCCGCACACCTctcttcaccatcgccaTACCTTCGCCGGTCATTGCTTTCCATACTTATAGACATCATTCCCGTCCTCGCTGCGCATGAAAATAGCCTCCTACCCCTTATCAATGATCTATGGCCGGCAGTCGTTTCGAGAATCagtttcccttcttcctttGGTGCGCAGTCTGCTTCAACCGCACTAATAGGGAACGACACACCCGGCAACCACAACCCGCAAGACCGCTCAAAACAGGGAACTGATGAGTTCGACTTCAAGGAGGAGACGTTTgtaacaacaacagcctgcAAAGCTGTAGAAACCATGTTCAAATCCGCCGGCGATTTCATGGCATCCCGAGTCGAAACGGAATTCCCACGCTGGGAGCGCCTATACAATCGTGCCTGGGAGAAAGTACGCCAGGATACAGACAAGGTAATCGATCGGCAAACCCAACAGTTGCTTAAAAACGCCGAAGCCGATGATCAGCCGATAGTGCTCGCTGCCACAACGCAAACTCCACCTCTGGGATTCATCCAGTCCCTATCTCTTACCAAAGCCGGGTCAATTTCTGGCTCGCGCGCGTTTACACCCCATCATACGCTCTGGCGAGCGATGGTATCGTTATTTTTAACATTGATCTCCCATGTTCGTCTCCCATTATCCGTGGGTGATCGAATCTGCCACCTTCTTGGAGAGTGGATAGCTCGATACGCGGGACCAACATACTACTTCTCTCGCCCAGCACGGTTACCTGAAGACAATAAGCCCGCGACTCAATCAGAAGAAACGCAGGCCGGCTCTATTGAAAAGGTCATCCAGGCCATGGAAACCTGGAACGCGGACTTGACTTGGTTCATTTTCCAACAGCAGATTGCCCAGTTTCAAGCCACGTtaaaggcgaagaagagttCAAGAATGAATGAACCTTCGGACAGTCATACCGGAGCGTTTAAATCGGTGGGTTTTGCTGGAGGTCAACTGAAATTTGCGGAGATGGTCTTCTAG